In the genome of Labeo rohita strain BAU-BD-2019 chromosome 2, IGBB_LRoh.1.0, whole genome shotgun sequence, the window TTACTGTGGTCTCCGGAGGGAAAACCATCCATTTATTGTCCTCCTGAGCCTTCCGCATCAGCTTTATCATTAGGGCGCTTTGGACAGTGATAATATCCtcatttattctcataattgtaGTTTATTACAATTATCTCATAAAGATGCCGCGATTGAAGGACCtcttgaattaaatgtgaatttaataaGCATGCTCTGAGGAAGCAGTCCATCTAAGCTCATATCGCCACAGCTTCAGATAGATTAATCAGGGTTTCGCGATTACCAGAAGGTCACCGGAAGAAACGGGCAGATGTTTAAGAGGCTTGCAAGCTATTGTGTGCTGGGAAATGTGCATTTAAACAGATTTACCGCAATCTTGTAAATATAGATGATGGAAACAACGTGGGATGATATTAACACAAAGCTCTTACTTGACCGGACTGCGGCGGATGTCAGGATCCACGGCGCTGACCGATCCTATCACGGTACCCACAGCCGCATCTTCTTTCACCTCCAAAATGTAGCTGATTTTCTCAAATTGAGGGGGCTCATCCACATCCTCAACACTGACCCTGACGGTCGCCATGTCCTTAGCGTCCATGCTCAGAAAGCGTGTGTCCGGATGTGTGTTTTGGACCTGGATCTGAAGCACGTACGATTTCTTCTTTTCATAGTCCAGAGGCtgcaacagaaataaattcccAGGAATTAACAACCCACACAGGGTCAAATTTTCAGTACAAAAACCTGCATTTTATTCCCGAACTATCCAAGTTTAAACCTTTTCGAACCTGCATGAGTGAAATGAAAAATCCTCTGTACCTTCTTAACGGTAAGTATGCCTTCTTGGGTGTTCCTGTCAGTGCTGATGTCGAACACATCCAGACCGTCTCCGCCAACAACGGTGTAGTCCATCTCCGCGTTTCTGCCGACGTCGGCATCCACAGCCTTGATCCTGCCAACTGATGCTCCTACCTTGGTGAGCTCTGGAACGCTGAACTGATATATACCTGAGGAACATAATGTTAACGTCAGGGTTTGTGCTTAAAACCGTGAATTCTCAAGactcctctttttttcttgagaGAGAATCTATAATGTAAACGCTAACTACAGCAAAACCAAAAGATAGGTTTGGAGGAACAAATCGCGTTTGACAATCTACATTCGAAAATCTACATATCTGATCCCTGCTTCTAACTCTGTAGCCAATTAAAGTGTCTTTTTTAAAGCGGAGTCTTGGTGTTCTCTTTACGGTAATAAACGGCGAATGTGACCGATACTGTGCCGCCTGCTATAAATCCGCTTTGTGCTCATACCCTGCATTTCTCTGATTAACATGACAGAAATTCCAAGCATTTTCTATTTGCATGCAGGCTAAAAGAATAGATTATATTAAGAGAAACACAAAAGAGTAAGTGAGCTGAGCCCACTCTGTCCATTTAATCAGGATTAGCACACGGACCTCACGCAGTTGCTAAAGCTTTGCCACTAACCATTTTCTTTCACACAAagataaaaagtgttttttgaagtTTGTGTATTGTATTTCTTGGAATTATGGAACAAATGTCTTGTGCAAATATTAGATTgataatatttatgcatttacatacatatatgatGCATGCTTACTCTGTGTGAAGCGAGGGGGGTTATCGTTGACATCGGTGAGGCTAATGTTTACTGTGGTGGTGCCAGTTAAGCCCCCCTTCTGGCCGGCCATGTCCTTGGCTTCGATCACCACCTGGTAATGCTCCCTCTGCTCTCTGTCCATATCGGAAGGTCCCAAAGCTGTCCGGATTATACCTGAGGGAAAGatggtttattttaatttgtcaaCATCCGATTCAGCCCAGTTCGCAGTGGCAGCTGAGTCTTGGTTGTGTTTGAACAAAGCAGAACTAATTGTGTACATGCATTGAGACTGACATTTTGCCGTAGAGATTATTATAGGCAGCAGCTGCTGATTGAGAGATCGCTGCAGGTTCTGAAGAAACAAGACCTTGGATTATTAAAACTGGTGTTTTACAAGCTAAACCAATTTGATCGCAAGCAATTTCAGAGTAAGACAGTGTTGGACTTGTTTGGCAGTTTTGGACCAGCAATTCTTTGCAAGAGAAgtgaagttatttttttttttgttccacagCAAGAAATATAATATCATACAAGACATAATGTACAGGTATGTAAATACAGTATgtatacatttgaaataaatgattaaataactaataaaaaaaaattcgaTTTTAAGACAACATGTAATCACATATCCTTAATCTCCATCatgcataaaaaatgcataattattacattttttttatattaattgtgtatttacatgtcacacgaataaaataaaataaaataaaataaaattaaattaaattaaattaaatttctcaGATCCTCTTCAGACCATGTTGGCAAAAAGTTacggaattcaagttgattagtcaatcTGTTCTCGAATAATGCGTGAGCGAATTCGACAAAGAGTatgcaaaaatggatgtgaggctatatctctggTTTGGTGTATTGAGACCAagcttggtgtgtgttataacaaccatgacctgaggctacctgcatagtttcggtgcagtgccgcagagtggtcaggagatatgaaaaatggctatttttgcttTTAACTTCTGAATGATTTGGCCAAAAATTGTCTCCAGCCAAAAAAACAAGTCTCTTTAGATCCAGAGGAGCATGCCGAGATGAACCATACCCAGTTTTCCCATGTCAATAATTTTGGGTGTCAGCCATTCATGCCGAGAACATAGATACCAATTATGCCCAAATTGGCCGAAATTCCTGTCCACCATTTTGATTGATGTTTAAAACCCACTTTTTCAAAGTCCTCCTTGAATGttggtctgattttcaccaaatttggctcggatcatcttcagaccatgctggcaacaAGTTATGGCTTTCACATCGATTTACGAATCGATTTTcgtttaatgcattaatgaatttgctggaaagatgccaatcAGCATTttaggctgtatctctgcaaagctttcatatatttacaccaaactttgtatgtgccaccttacactgaccacgccacttcattttggtaacagcgccacctgttggccaATAGTGATAAACCATTCATTAACCATTAATGGACAGGCCGAACTTCCTGTCcacaattttgatttatgttgaaaacctatTTTTTCTAACTTCTCCACAACCGTTTGTTCTATTTTCATTGAAAATGCGAGCTACTGGATAGTGTTAACCAATAgccaatatttttttatgggaTTGTGGGATTGCATAGTAATTTTACTTTCTGGTTTGTAACTCTGTCAGTCCCATCCTAATTTTTTCTCTTTGCAATTCCCGTTACGTCATATTACAGAAGTAAAAGGCTTTCAAACAGTGATTCACGTTGACTTTGAACATGAATACGCCTGACTTCTCGGTTAGGACCAAAAAAGGCGAAAGGCAAATCCAGTAATTCACGTAGAGAAGAACCCAGGCCCTGCTGCTTCTTTGAATGGCACAAATGTTCCCAGATTAACCCCCACCTCTAATGAATATCCCTTTTTTTGGTCTTAGGATTTCATGTGCTCATGGACATCATCGTTCGTGTCCCATCTGGGCTAAAGCATATCAGTGTTAAGCTGGACACTAATCTGCCATGGGAgcttttgtgtttctatttctCTTTTGTTTAAACAAAGACCTCTGCGGGAAATGTTCCAGGGCACACATTAGCAATGATTAAACTCGCTGGGCGAATTTTCTCAGCTAAAATGCTTGAACGGCAGAGCTGCAGTACAACCCTTGCCCCATATCAAATTATACAGATACACACACTCTCTTGGTGTCTTTCTGTTTATCTCGCCATCTCTGTCTGTGACATAACAGTTCAATGGGACTGACCTGTATTTGGCTCTACTGAGAAGTATGGATGACCCTGGCTGATGCTGTAGGCCAGCTTTGCGCTGTAGCCAAACATTTCATCATCTGCATCCTGGGCGGTAACTTGGGTGACATAGGTGCCTGAAAAACAAGAAATCAGTTCAAGGAAAAGTTCACCTACAAACCCGAAAAATCTGTTATTATGTAGTCACATTATGTTTGTTATGACTTTTGTCCTTTGGTGGAAAACAAAAGGAGGAAATATGAATGTGCTTGTTACTCTTGTCCATGACTAATGAATTGGGACTGAaactttcaagcttcaaaaaaactacaaaatactATTGAACCATTTCAGTTTGTAAAACTTGATGAATCGGACTGATTTGGTTCTCAAGCTCAACTCACTGATTCAGGAATTCAGCTGCAGCAGTTAATAGTTCTCCAGGGTaagattatcagtgaataaaggctaaaataactaatttgcatcctttttaaagcttaaaaagCTCTAGTCTGcagttaattaaaatgcatgGACAAAATTGACAAGTTTTCAGTTTGGAAttacatgagggagagtaaataataaaaaaggattATTTTGGGTTCAATTTTTCTGTAAAGTGATgctttacatattaaaatatgatgttaccccatgatttactcatcctagttttatgactttcttctttcaaacgaatacaatcagagttatattaaaaaaggtcctggctcttccaagctttataatgatagtgaatgggtgttgaaatGTTGAAGACCAAAAAACTGCatcaatccatcataaaaagtgctccacatggttCTGGGGagttaataaagaccttctgaagtgaattgatgcgtttttataagaaaaatatcaatatttataacTTTGTAAACCATGATCTCTAgcattcacgagagagtggtgttccagtggatgacgtaggaaGTAGACGTAGCGTAAACAACTGAGAGGTGACAAACACGGTAGCATAaggaagcaaaacaaaacaaggattaggctgcgtttacactagtgctttttcattttaaaacggtGATGCCTATCATTTATACTAATCCGGCGTTTTGACCCTcgaaaactgagacttttgaaaacgttGCTGACtctgttttagtttgaaaactccggggttgcatttcagtgtaaatggACCAAAACAGACATTTTCGAAAACAATGGCGTGACTGCCCTCATTCTCTCTAACATCAAATCGTTGTACCCATAGACAtgtatacatatctatggttatACCTGCACAAATGGTCATATAACATGTGTTTTCGGTTGAGTAGTGTAGACCCAGATTGTTTCTGGAATGCAGTGAAAATACCAGTGTAGATGAGAATTGTTTTCAAACGCGCTAGTGGAACAGGGCCTTAGACGTACAAAAAGATATAAGCCAATATAAGCTAAGAAGAGActggttttcttttgctgtaaacaaaacttggttcttgcaAGACTAGCATACTCTCACAGGAGCTTACGCTACACCTACtgtacatcctacgtcatccgctggaatgccactctctcagGAACACATGTACGACAGCTTGCGGAAGCTAGAGTTTAcaaattttttagaaattagcttcagaaggcctttattaaccccctggaacTGTGTGGAgtataaagcttagaagagtcaggatattttttttatataactctgtatttgtctgaaagaagaaagtcatacacaacTTGGATgggcatttttgggtgaactatcccttttgttctgttctacagtatttatataaCTCATGTGTGCTCATGAAACCTTCAATCTGTTTTCGAAGCTGCCGAATCTTACCAATGTGTGAGCGCTCAGGTACGGACGCTGTATAAATCTCCTTGTCAAACTTGGGCTCATTGTCATTGATGTCGTGTAGTTTGACAATAAACTCTGTCTCTGGCTCCAGCGGGATGTTGGTCTTCTTGTTGACAGCCTGGGCTCGGAGCGTGTAGAAAGGTTTCTCCTCCCTGTCCAGGCTCCTGGTAGCATGCAGATCTCCTGAGTTGGCATCTATCACGAAGATCGTCCCCGCACCTTCACCACTGAGAACGTACTTCACCGTGCCGTCTCCTCTATCCATATCAGAGTGAAGCTGTTGAGAGGAAGCAATTCAAGCATTTCATCAGCACCTCCGCTCATTCTGCTGTTGATAGGGCTCATGAATATGTATTGCATTCAATATTCTGAATGTATTCAATATCCGTTGATTTTGAAGGAATAAAACAATGAAGAAATACTACAGGGGAATGTAGCAATAGACAGGTACTCCATGGTAAATATGTGAAAATGAGGCCTTGTGGAATTGAATTCTGATGGCATATCAGATGAAAGTACAACACGTTGAATGTGCAATCAAGCTGAATGCACATCTACTGCTAACGATGACGCTGCCACATGACATCTCTCGGTGCAACCGCTTTTGTCTGATGCTCACAAGGTAAATCAAACTTTTCTGCTTCTCGTCTTTCAAAGATGTCTGGCTGTTTTTGAATTTGTGATATTGACTATTGTTAGAAGAAATGGCTGAATTGATTGATAGGAACATCACACTTTAGAGCTGAAGGTGTGATGTGATTAGCTTCGACAATGACATCTGATAGAGGAGTGAGTGAATGATTTGACATTTCTTTCCACTTGAATGAGCCGCTTTGTTATAGTAAAATAGGGTAGTAAAATACAAAAGACCATTCAAACACAATGGCTCTTTTGCTCTTCGTCATTTTCCCTCTGAACATTTTAGAAATAGCTGCTTCTACTCCACATTGACTGCTACATGATCCAGACACATAATGTCCATAGCAACAATGAGAGCTTTGTGAATTCTGCGCTTACAACATCCCACATGAATAATCCAGTGGTTGGTGATCCTTTGCAAAGCTTTCCAGTCTCTAAGTCAGTGGTTCTCAGACTTTTCAGGCCAAGGAGCACCTTTGATCAAATCAGAACATCCAAGTACCACCTAATAAATTCTCCACTCTGGGAGTGCAAGCTTAAGGACTGCATAAAAAGACAGTGccttattttgattaatatcaatatttctgtaaaaaccCTTATCATTGCCTTCCCTTGCCTTATGCAGAAAggcatttacaagaaaaactTTAAGGATTTcaggttttgttgttgttactacACAAATCAAACTTATTGATACTCAGTACAGTATAGTATACACAACCATTTCATAAGTTTGAATCTGTAAAATGCTTTAATGTCTTTCATCCTTTAGAGgtcaatcattctaatatgctaatctggtgttcattttgttcatattGGTATGGTGATTTTGGATATTTAATTGTGAAACGCTcgtaaaatgcacattttcccTGTttttatacactgccattcaaaagttcgtgatcagtacgatttttaatgttttttaaagaagtttcttatgctcaaggttgcatttatttgatcaaaaaaccataaaaaacattattttaatgtaaaataactgttttctatgtgaatatattttaaaatgcaatttatttctgggatgcaaagctaatttttcagcatcattactcagtgtcacatgatctttcagaaaacattttaatatactgatttattatcaatgttgaaagcagttgtgctgcttaatattttgttggaatctgtgatacttttttcagtaaattaaataaataaataataaatgcaaataaattaatacttttatttagcaaggatgttaaattgataaaagtgaacttttttattaatcaaagaattgtgaaaaaaaatcacagatttatatttatatattcaaaaaaatatttaacagctgtttccaacactgataataaataataaatcagcatattagaattatttctgaaagattcagctttttgcatcacaggactaaactatattttaaaatattattattttctactattatattttaaactattattttaaactgtaataatattcacaatattactattttttccgtatttttgatcaagtaaatgcagccttgatgagcacagGACATGTGAAAAAAtttctgatcccaaacttttgaacggcagtgtattgACTTTACATTTGCCATCATTTAATCTTTAATAAagtgaataatttaataacactgttaaatgtattcttattaatgtaacattttcatgttgtacattaattttagctttaaagttaaaattacgATCGACTTATCTGTAACAGTCAGATTTTTAATACTTGTGCGATTTTTCATATACATATtgaagatttaattttttttttcactaatgtGTCGCTTACCTCGTtcttttttataacattttttaatgaatgaacagGTTAAACTGATGACCTTATCTTTTTAGTATTGTAAATTCTGAGTTGTCGCCTACAAACAGAGGGCCACAGTTTGAGATCTTCTGCTATAAGCAACAGTATCAGgctgttatattttattctaatcTTTGATCCTCAGCAGCTCTGAGCTTCAGATGAAGTGTGAGGTACCAGGGAGGTCAGATTTCACCCTGCTCCTTATCTCAAATCCAGCAGGCTCTATGCTGGAGATCCCTACATATGACATAGCCAGAGTTTTGATCATTCCCTGTTTATTAACCTCAGAAGACAGGAGTGATGAAACCAAATGTATCTCTGCAATCGACTCCATCAGCATTACTCCAGCATTGCTCATACCCTGGAAAAGAAAAAGCCCATCTCATACCTTGCCGATGTACTGGTGCTCCGTTCCTGTGTATTCCTCTTGCAGAAAAAACTGTTTCCACATCCATCCTCTTTTCGAACGTCTGAGCAAGTCTTTGTCTTGCCGTCCTTcaatttctttggttttccttCGAACTGGCCCTCTTGAAAGGGCAACTGCATTCACACTCTGGTGTGCACATGCCCACAGAAGAAGTACAATCCAAGTCCTCATCTTTTCCGCTCTTAGGGTGTCTTACAGGGGGATAATGATCCTATCTGCCAAAGTTACAGAGCTCTGCAGTGCAGGCGGCAGCCACCCTCATAGTCCTTCCTGCTGCCAGCCAGCCACACAGTACCTGTAataagagagagaaaggaattgaaaaacaatcagttattggGCGAAGTCTCCGAGTGTTATCCCAAGGCTGCTGGCAATGCTTCCCTTCCTAATTAAAGGCAACTCGAGCTACTGTATCATACGACAGCCATCCCCTTATTAAAGATATCTTTGAAACATTCTCCATAAGACACCGATTCCACCGCAAGTTTTGTGGCCGAGGCTCTGATATCTATATAATTGGCGTCCCACATTCATGAAGTATAAAGCCAGAGGCCATTCAAAGTGCTGCAGCCATCACTATAAAAGGCAGAAAGGCTTTTTTCCACCTAGCCATTAACCTCTGACTCTTAAAATACTGCAAAGCGGGCCAATGGGCGAGCTCTCGCAAATCTGTAATCAATGAATCAATACGCATGCTCTCTAAATGCCCCGCTTTAAAGATCTAAACACTCGCAGCGCTATTGAATTCAGCCGTCCctcaaaaaaaaacccaacaaccAGTGCGCGTTGGGTTTTATCAGCATGCGCGGTCACAATAGCCTGCTGGCTCTGGACTGACCTGCTGGAATGACAGTCTGAGAGACAAAAACATCCTGCCACCACATAATAATCAGCAATCAGCACGTTTCCTGTTTCCACATCAATCTGCGGCTTTGTCTGCGACCGAACGCCTGCCCTCGCTCCCTCTCGCACTTTATCAAGCAGATTGCAAATGTGATTGCGCAAAGTGGCGAAGGGGAGACGCGGGCCTCTCAATGAATCGCGTCTAAGTACCTCTGGTTTTTTGATTTACAATATTGCTCGCGACATTCGCGCACCTCTCTCCGTCGGCGTAGAAAATGCATCAGGTCAACATCGCCCTTCATCCGGGACGAGAGACCGGCGATTCAGATGGAAATGCACAATTGCAATGCCGAATTGACTTTCGTAGTTCCTGTGCGTGACTTAAATGGTGCCGCTGTTCGCCTAATAGTGCTTTCCATTAGCTCCATTATGTTCTGCTTTATGAATTGGCCTAATTGAATTAGGTAACAATAGATAGCACGGGATATTGATTTGCTGTCAAAGTCAATGAGCCAGAAATTATCATGGGAGCTCTAcgtatgtataaatataagcGTGGCATGATTCCATCTGTGTAGTTTAGTGCGGGAAACGGGAAAGCGAAATGGGAAATGCGGGCCCTGTTATGTCCAACAATCATGGTTTATGGATGCTGCTCTTTAATGAATTTCAGCCACCCAAAACTCCTGGGCAAAGAGAGCGGGCTCCTGGAGCACATTAGTCAAACTCAGGCAGCCATTTTGCTCAGCTCTGTGACCTGGCAAATCCCTTGACACAGTCCTGCCGGGGGAACTCAGCTGGATCTAAAGCGGTT includes:
- the cdh6 gene encoding cadherin-6; the protein is MRTWIVLLLWACAHQSVNAVALSRGPVRRKTKEIEGRQDKDLLRRSKRGWMWKQFFLQEEYTGTEHQYIGKLHSDMDRGDGTVKYVLSGEGAGTIFVIDANSGDLHATRSLDREEKPFYTLRAQAVNKKTNIPLEPETEFIVKLHDINDNEPKFDKEIYTASVPERSHIGTYVTQVTAQDADDEMFGYSAKLAYSISQGHPYFSVEPNTGIIRTALGPSDMDREQREHYQVVIEAKDMAGQKGGLTGTTTVNISLTDVNDNPPRFTQSIYQFSVPELTKVGASVGRIKAVDADVGRNAEMDYTVVGGDGLDVFDISTDRNTQEGILTVKKPLDYEKKKSYVLQIQVQNTHPDTRFLSMDAKDMATVRVSVEDVDEPPQFEKISYILEVKEDAAVGTVIGSVSAVDPDIRRSPVKYSIDRHTDVDRVFGVYAGNGSIFLQRPLDREEFAWHNISVIATEFRHLDNPEQTSRVPVYIRVLDVNDNPPVLASFYETFVCENAKVGQKIQTISAVDPDEPVGGHRFLFTLAPESSVRANFSVRDNGDNTAGIFTRRNGFDRMHKSTHLVAVVISDGHIPMQSSTGTLTIRVCTCDREGNMEMCNAEALSSSAGLSTGALVAILLCILILLLIVVLFAAMKRQKKKEPLIISKEDVRDNVVSYNDEGGGEEDTQAFDIGALRHPEVMEESKLRRDILPSESLYPPPPLRRTVVPSRENADVRDFINQRVQENDGNPTAPPYDSLATYAYEGNGSVAESLSSLGSVSSEGEQDYNYLSEWGPRFRKLADMYGGEDSDWDS